Proteins from one Desulfonema limicola genomic window:
- the tkt gene encoding transketolase, whose translation MTANLPECKAIDDQLCINTIRTLSMDAIEAANSGHPGAPMGLAPAAYVLWTRVMKHNPKNPQWPDRDRFVLSGGHASMLLYSLLHLTGYDLSLDDLKNFRQWGSKTPGHPEYGHTPGVETTTGPLGQGVANAVGMAMAECSLGARFNREGDNIVDHYTYLMCGDGDLMEGISSEAASLAGHLGLGKLICIYDDNKISIEGSTDIAFTENVEMRFKAYNWHVQKVEDGNDIDAVFKALEAAKAETDKPSIIMLRTQIAYGSPNKQGTPDAHGSPLGKEEIRLTKKNLGCPEDQDFCILEKSLDICRLCQVTGASDEAVWQKKFDDYCKKYPELAKEWDEAVNSKLPDNWDTDLPEFLPEQGPIATRAASGKVLNALAGKIPSLIGGSADLAPSNKTVINNSHDFQKNAYTGRNIRFGVREHAMGAIMSGMALHKGIRAYGGTFLVFADYMRSSIRLAALMKLPVTYVFTHDSVAVGEDGPTHQPVEHLASLRCIPGLIVIRPAEAAETAEAWKMAMLSQAEPVALILSRQKLNILDRKKYASAENLSKGAYILADCKGTPDIILISTGSEVHVTLAARDILEQKGIKARMVSMPSWELFEKTDQAYKDSVLPPEVTKRLAVEAALPMGWEKYTGTNGAIIGISTFGTSAPGGTILKEFGFTTENIVNKALEILN comes from the coding sequence ATGACTGCAAACTTGCCGGAATGCAAGGCAATTGACGACCAACTTTGTATTAACACCATACGGACTCTTTCCATGGATGCTATTGAGGCAGCTAATTCAGGACATCCGGGCGCTCCTATGGGGCTGGCACCTGCTGCCTATGTATTATGGACTCGAGTGATGAAACATAACCCAAAAAATCCACAATGGCCTGATCGGGACAGGTTTGTGCTTTCAGGAGGCCATGCATCAATGCTGCTTTACAGTCTCCTGCATTTAACAGGCTATGATCTCAGTCTTGATGATTTGAAAAATTTTCGTCAATGGGGAAGCAAAACCCCTGGACATCCTGAATACGGCCATACTCCAGGTGTGGAAACCACCACAGGCCCTCTGGGACAGGGTGTAGCTAATGCAGTGGGAATGGCAATGGCAGAGTGCAGCCTGGGTGCCCGCTTTAACCGTGAAGGCGACAATATTGTAGATCATTATACCTATCTTATGTGCGGTGATGGTGATCTTATGGAAGGCATATCTTCTGAGGCAGCATCCCTTGCAGGACATCTTGGGCTTGGCAAATTAATCTGTATTTATGATGATAATAAGATTTCCATTGAAGGCAGTACAGATATTGCTTTTACAGAAAATGTGGAAATGCGTTTCAAAGCTTATAACTGGCATGTTCAGAAAGTAGAAGACGGCAATGATATAGATGCTGTTTTTAAAGCACTTGAAGCTGCCAAAGCAGAGACAGACAAACCTTCCATAATCATGCTGCGCACCCAGATTGCATATGGAAGCCCCAATAAACAGGGAACGCCGGATGCCCACGGCTCACCCCTTGGAAAAGAAGAAATCAGGCTGACTAAAAAGAACCTGGGATGTCCTGAAGATCAAGATTTTTGTATTCTTGAAAAATCTTTGGATATTTGCAGATTATGCCAGGTTACAGGTGCATCTGACGAAGCTGTATGGCAGAAAAAATTTGATGATTATTGTAAAAAATATCCTGAACTTGCAAAAGAATGGGATGAGGCTGTAAATTCAAAACTGCCCGATAACTGGGATACAGACCTGCCTGAATTTCTGCCGGAACAAGGTCCCATTGCCACCCGTGCAGCTTCAGGCAAGGTACTAAATGCTCTTGCAGGGAAAATTCCCAGTCTTATAGGAGGTTCTGCTGATTTGGCTCCATCTAACAAGACTGTTATTAATAATTCCCATGATTTTCAGAAAAATGCTTATACCGGCAGAAATATCAGGTTTGGAGTACGGGAACATGCAATGGGTGCAATCATGTCAGGAATGGCTCTTCATAAGGGAATCCGAGCTTATGGCGGAACCTTTCTGGTATTTGCAGACTATATGCGCTCATCCATCCGTCTGGCAGCACTTATGAAGCTCCCTGTTACCTATGTTTTTACCCATGACAGTGTTGCTGTAGGCGAAGACGGCCCCACCCATCAGCCTGTTGAGCATCTGGCTTCCCTGCGCTGTATCCCGGGACTTATTGTAATCAGACCTGCAGAAGCAGCTGAAACTGCAGAAGCATGGAAGATGGCAATGCTGTCCCAGGCAGAGCCTGTTGCCCTGATCTTGAGCCGCCAGAAACTCAATATCCTGGACAGAAAGAAATATGCTTCAGCTGAAAATCTGTCAAAAGGTGCATATATTCTTGCAGACTGTAAGGGAACTCCTGATATTATCCTGATTTCAACAGGTTCAGAAGTCCATGTAACCCTGGCTGCAAGGGATATTCTTGAGCAAAAAGGGATTAAAGCACGCATGGTAAGTATGCCAAGCTGGGAATTATTTGAAAAAACAGACCAGGCATATAAAGACAGTGTTCTGCCGCCTGAAGTAACAAAACGCCTGGCAGTGGAAGCAGCTCTGCCTATGGGCTGGGAAAAATATACAGGAACCAATGGTGCAATAATCGGCATAAGCACTTTTGGTACATCAGCTCCTGGAGGAACCATATTAAAAGAGTTTGGTTTTACAACTGAAAATATTGTAAATAAGGCTTTGGAAATACTTAATTGA
- a CDS encoding FmdB family zinc ribbon protein, producing the protein MPIYEYHCDQCSKDFECLVFRSDEVPECPTCKGRHVKKIMSACGFLSKGAGGETVSSSAGASSCGSCTASSCAGCGH; encoded by the coding sequence ATGCCAATTTATGAATACCATTGTGATCAGTGTTCCAAGGATTTTGAATGCCTGGTATTCCGAAGCGATGAAGTGCCGGAATGCCCAACATGCAAAGGCAGGCATGTAAAAAAAATTATGTCTGCCTGCGGGTTTTTAAGCAAAGGTGCAGGAGGTGAAACAGTGAGCAGTTCTGCAGGTGCATCATCATGCGGCAGTTGTACTGCCTCAAGCTGTGCGGGATGCGGTCATTGA